The sequence TTTCCAGGTATGCAAATGCAGACAAAAGATAGAGTTTCGGTTCTGCTTCTTTCAGGGAAAGCTTTTGAAGGACAGGAGTATGCGGACAAAACGCTGAAAGAAATAATTGAAAAAGCTCATCAAAACAATATTCTTGTCATTATGCCGCATTGGTGGAAATGGCATAGATTGAGCCTCCATGAACTTGTGGAGCTTGGAATAGACGGTTTTGAAATTTATAACTGTGGATATAGAAATATTTCCAAACGGGATTTTCAGGACATAGTGAAAGTTTCTAAAGATAATAATCTTTTAATAGCAGGCTCTACGGATTGGCACGGCTGGGGATATATGTCTGACGTATGGACAGTGCTAAAGGCCGGACATGGAGACAGCTTTAAAGATATTTTAGATAAAAAACCGGAAACGCAGGTGATCGTCTACAGAGAAAAGCAGTTATCTTCAACGCTCAGATTCATATTCGAGCCTTTTATGGCATTTTATTATTATGTTAAAAACGCTGACATAATTTCTATTTTTTCTTTAATGGTTTGGATTATTCTTATAAATGTACTTTTTATAGGCAATACCGCAAAATACATAAAAAAATACACGCCGCCATCGATAATTTTTGCCATGGTCGTATCGGCTGTTTTTATTTATATTTCATATATTCCTGCTCACGGATTAAACAAAATTATTCCGTCAACTGTGCTTCCCGCTTTGGCGGTCTGCTGCGTACTCTGGTTCATCGTTTGGAGAGTTAATGGAAAAAATATTCAATAAAAAGAATACTTTTTTCCTTGTCGGTTTTGCGGTTCTTTTCAAACTTTTTCTTTCCGCGGTACTAGAACTGCATCCAGATGAGGCTTATTACTGGTTATGGTCGGTTCATCTTGCGCCCGGATACTATGATCATTCTCCGATGGTGGCTTATTTTATTAAAATAACAACGTTGCTTTCAGATTCTGAGCTTTTTGTAAGGATGTCTTCAATAATAACGACTGTTATTTTAAGTTTTCTTACGTGGAAATTTGTAAAAAAACTGTTCAATGAAACCGTTGCGGCGGCTTCGGTTATAACAATAAACACTATACCTCTTATGCTCGTCGGTTCGGTTATAATAACTCCGGATACTCCTCTTTTTCTTTTTTGGTCTTTTACTATATATTTTATTTGGAAACTCATAGAGACAAATCAGACAAAATATTGGTATATAAGCGGCGTTTTTTTTGGACTTACAATGCTTTCCAAATATACGGGAGTTTTGTTTCTCCCTTGTCTTTTAATATATATGATATTTGATAAAAAACTTGTGTGGTTTAAAAATAAACATTTTTATTTTATGTTTGCGGTTTCTCTGATAATTTTTTTTCCCGTAATATATTGGAATTGGCAAAACGGGTGGGTTTCGTTTACCTATCAGCTCAACCACGGTTTGTATAATACCGAACTCAATTTCGGATATATATTCGAATATTTTGGCGGGCAGGCACTTACAGCGGGACCTTTCATATTTATCACCGGTTTTATTGCTGCGGTTTTATATTTTCTGTCAAGAGATTCAAAAAAGATATTTCTGGCGTCTTTTTCACTTCCGATAATATTATTTTTTGCCTCTACGGCGCTTAAAAGACTACCGGGTGCAAATTGGCCGGCTTTTGCTTATTTTGCTTTGAGTATTGCAACGGCTCAATTTATGCTTGCGACAGACAGAAAAAAAAATGTTCTTATAATCGGTATAATAGTTAATATTATTTTTTCCGTGATAGCAGGTGTTCATGCCAAATACGGAATAATTCCCGTTTATAAATTTTCACAGAAATCTTCGGCAGCGGATGCGACAAATTGGTTTACCGGCTGGAAAACTCTAGGAGAAAATTTATCAAAAAGAAATATCAAATATGCGATAACGCATTCTCATCAATGGGGCGCAGCGATAGCGTATTATGCGCGTGGAAAAGTTACTCCGATTTTGGATAAAGTCGCAAAAGACAGGTTTAACCAATTTGCTTTTTTCGATATTCCCAAAGATCTGGATAAATCCGCCGCCGCTATAGTAAGAATTGATAACAGAATGGAAGATGATTTTACGTCGATACCTGATGCGGAAATATTTTTTACGTATAGAAATAAAATTCCTATAAGGCAGTATGCGATAACCGAAGTAAACGGCTATCAAATGGAGTCGGATATCAAGAATGTGAGGCTAAAACATTGAAAAAATTTGCGACCGTATTAATAGTAACGATTTTTGCGGCTTGGGTTTATGGCGAAGATTTAGATCAAAAATTGGTTGATGCCGTTAAAGCCAATAATTATTCCGAAGTGCGCAGTCTTCTTGTGCGAGAGGCAAATCCCGATGCTAAAGATTCCATGGGAAATACGGCTCTCGTAATAGCTGTTAATAACGGAAACGAAGAAATTGCAGATGTTCTTATAAAAAGCGGTGCATACACCAGCGAAAGTTATATGAGAGGGATGAGCGTGCTTATGCTTGCGATAAATAAGCAGATGGAAGAAACTGCAGTACGGCTTATAAAGTTCGGTGCCGACACTACGGCTAAACTCAGCAATGGATTGAATGCGTTAATGATGGCTTGTGAAAGAAATCTTGAACAAGTAGTAAAAGAAATAGTTCTTAGAAAACAGATTGACGTAAACGCTAAAACGGTTCAGGGCGTCACGGCTCTTTCCATAGCGCTAAAAGAAAAAAATATGAATATCGCTAAAATACTCCATAAAGCTGGTGCAAAACCATCGAATCTTTTAGAGTCTGCATGTGTTTCCGATATCAAAGTTTCAGAAGAACTTTTGTCGGAGGGAGCGGATATAGAGGAAAAAGATGAAAATGGCAGAACGCCTTTAATAACGGCATTTATGCTTGAAGATTATTCAATGGCAAATTTTCTTCTTTCAAAAGGGGCAAATATTGATGCATGCGATAATCAGGGAAATATTCCGATATTGATTGCAAGCATGGCAAATAATGGCGCTTTGTTGTCGTTGTGTTTTGATAACAAAGCCGATGCTTTGGTTCAAGATGCAAACGGATTAAATCCTCTTATGTTTCTTGTTTTTTTTGAGAATGATTCTCTCATAGATTCCATGATAAACTATAATGATAAAACCGTAAACTGTGTGGATAATAACGGAGTTACGCCTTTAGTGCTGGCGATAGGTAAAGGCAATAAAAGAATTATCGAGAAACTTATCTCAAAAGGCGCTTATATAAATTCGAAACGTTCAAGGAGACCTTTGAACGTGGCAATCGAAATCGGCAACTTGGACGCGGCAAAACTTGTTTTGGATAAAGGCGCAAGAATAAATGCAAAAGATATTAATGGCAATACTCCTATAATTACTGCGGCAGGCATGAACAATGATATGGCTGTAGAATTTTTAGTCGCAAATAAGGTTAAAATTAATGTAAGGGATTCTTTGGGGTTTACACCTTTGGATTATGCGAAGAAGTTTTCCAATAAAAAAATGATGGCTGTGTTGAATTATATTGAAAATATGGAAGAAAGCAGCGTTAAAGAGTAAAATGTTTACGATTGGAAAATCGAATGAATTAATATATAATTAATTTAAAATTGTTTACTAACTTTTCCAAATAAGGACAATCCGATGAGAGCCATAAAAATTTTAATAGTTTTTTTATTTGTTTTTTCCACAGTGTATTCTTACGGGCAGGGCTATCTTATACATACTCTTATGGCGCATACGGACAACGCCAGATCAGCGGATTTTTCGAATGACGAAAAATATGTTTATTCAGCAGGTTATGATTACAGAATAGTAAAGTGGAGATTGGACAATTCGGAAAATCTCATCTATTTAAAAGATCATAATGACATAATAAACTGTGTCAGGATAAACAATAAAGGAGATATTCTTGCGTCGGCGGCTAACGATAATTCGATTAAACTTTGGTCGGCAAGGGCAAATACGCTTATGAGGACTTTGAGGGGACACAGCCACTATGTCAACAGCTTAGCTTTTTCAAAAGATGGAAAAACGCTTTTGTCGGCCAGTTCCGATAGAACCGTTATGATATGGAACCTTGCCCCTTCGTATTCTATACAAAAAGTGTTCAGAGGACATACGGATATAGTAAGAGATGCAGTTTTCAGTCCCGTAGGAACCTATGTGGCAAGCGGCGGCGAAGATAAAACCATAAGGATATGGTCGGTAAAAACCGGCAAACTTCTTCAAACCGCTAAAGATCATAACAATATAGTCAACTGCGTTGCTTTCAGTCCTGACGGGAAATATCTTGCTTCCTGCAGCGATAATAATGATATTATTATCTGGAGTTTTGAAAGCGGAAGAATTACAATGAAAAATCATATAACCGGACACAAAGATAAAGTTAACACAGTCGCATTTTCTAAAGATAGTTTGATGATTGCCAGCGGAAGTGATGATAATGATATAAAGTTGTGGAATGTCGAAACTGGAATGCTGATAACTTCCCTTATCGGACACAGTGACAGAGTAAATGATTTGACTTTTTCAAAATCAGGAAGATATATAGTTTCTGCCAGCGATGACAAAACGATAAAAGTGTGGGGTCCTTTTCAGTTTGACGAAAGCATAGGGACGCTAAAACAGCAATCTGGAAATATCGATTCTGATGAAAGTTTTTAATCGGTAGCAGATGCGATTGAATAATAACGGTAAAATGGGCAAAATAAAAAGGTTTTTAAAATATTTATTTATTGATGATACCCTGCAAAAAGACGTGGACTTTTTACAGAGCGTAGCTCTTTTTGCAAATCTATCAGACAGATCTTTGGCTAAAATAGCGCTTATAGTTTTTAAAAAAAATTATGCCACAGGAGAACATGTTTATAAAGATCATCAGGAGGCAAATGTTTTATATATAGTAAAAAACGGAGAGATACTGATTAAAAACACATCTGCCGGCACAGTTGTTGGAGCCGGAGATTTTTTCGGGGAAATATCTCTTATAGAAAATAGAAGGCATGATTCGGCAGCTTTCGCTTTAAAAGATAGTGAATTATATCTTATTTACAGGGTTAAATTTGACGATTTGGTCGATTCAGATGCAAAAGTCGGTTTAAGAATAATGAAAAATCTTTGTTCGATATTTGAAGTAAGGCTTAAATGTGCCCGGCGGCAATCGGAACCGGAAAATCCGCAGCATAAACGGGATAATAATGGCGACAGAAACGTCAAATAATCGCATATTTGCTATAAGTATAATTTTGTTTCTCGCAGGCTGCTTATTTTTATACTTTGCGAGGAATATTCTCACGCCGTTTATTTTAGCCGCTTTTTTTACGTATCTTTTGTCTCCCCTTGTAAGCAAAATACAGGTTTACGGATACAAACGCTGGGTGGCGGTAGCGCTTTTTGCGGTAATTTTTATGATTGCCGCCTCAGTTGCATTGTCTATCATAATACCGGCTCTTGTGGACGAAGTCGAAAAACTTACAGTAAATTGGAATACTTATTATAATTATGTGTATGCTTATGTGATTAAGCTGAAAGATAAAATCGAAACTGCATTTCCCATTATTCATGAGTACAAACTTTCCGAAACCGCCATAGAAAGAATAAATTCGTTCTTAACGTCCGAAGCGCAAAAAGTTCCTCAGTATATAATGAGCATATTTTCTCTTTTTTCCGTAATCGTTTTAATTCCAATGCTTGTTCTTTTTATGCTTGTAAGCGGAGGAAAAGGCGTTAAAGCGATAGTCGAAATAGTTCCTTCGGGATATGTAGAAACTTTTTTGTCTGTGATTTACGAAATGGATTCTGTTCTCGGAAAATTCATAAGAGGACAGCTTATAGAAGCGATGTTTGTCGGGACGCTATCCTGTATAGTTTTAAGTATATTGGGCATAAATTACGCTCTTTTAATAGGGATTACGGCAGGAATAGCCAATATGATTCCTTACATGGGGCCGGCCATAGGAGTCATTCTTGCTTCCATCATCGCTTTGGTACAATTCCAAAATGTGTCAATTTTGATTAAACTCATCCCTTCATTTTTGATAATACAGTTTCTAGATAACAATCTCGTACAGCCTTTTGTCGTGGGACAGAACGTCGATCTGGGTCCTGTGACCATGATTTTTGCCATGCTTGCCGGGGCGCAGGTTTTCGGATTTTTGGGTATAGTTTTTGCTGTTCCAGTTGCAGCTATTATAAAAACTATTTTCTTTATGTTAATTAAGAAATATAAAAATTCGCTTCTTGTTTAATTATTAAAGCCAAAGGGGTCATCTATGGATAATCATGTTCAGTGTTTTTCTTTACTTACGAAAGATGACATCCATTTGTTTCGCGAGGGAAGCCATTTCAGATTATATGAGAAAATGGGTTCAAAAATTATTTCAAAAGACGGAGTAAACGGCGTTTATTTTTGCGTGTGGGCGCCGAACGCTAAAACCGTTTCCGTCATAGGGGATTTTAATTTTTGGGATAAAAACGCGCACTGCCTGTTTGCCCGTACCGATGGCAGCGGAG comes from Candidatus Endomicrobium procryptotermitis and encodes:
- a CDS encoding glycosyltransferase family 39 protein, which gives rise to MEKIFNKKNTFFLVGFAVLFKLFLSAVLELHPDEAYYWLWSVHLAPGYYDHSPMVAYFIKITTLLSDSELFVRMSSIITTVILSFLTWKFVKKLFNETVAAASVITINTIPLMLVGSVIITPDTPLFLFWSFTIYFIWKLIETNQTKYWYISGVFFGLTMLSKYTGVLFLPCLLIYMIFDKKLVWFKNKHFYFMFAVSLIIFFPVIYWNWQNGWVSFTYQLNHGLYNTELNFGYIFEYFGGQALTAGPFIFITGFIAAVLYFLSRDSKKIFLASFSLPIILFFASTALKRLPGANWPAFAYFALSIATAQFMLATDRKKNVLIIGIIVNIIFSVIAGVHAKYGIIPVYKFSQKSSAADATNWFTGWKTLGENLSKRNIKYAITHSHQWGAAIAYYARGKVTPILDKVAKDRFNQFAFFDIPKDLDKSAAAIVRIDNRMEDDFTSIPDAEIFFTYRNKIPIRQYAITEVNGYQMESDIKNVRLKH
- a CDS encoding ankyrin repeat domain-containing protein gives rise to the protein MKKFATVLIVTIFAAWVYGEDLDQKLVDAVKANNYSEVRSLLVREANPDAKDSMGNTALVIAVNNGNEEIADVLIKSGAYTSESYMRGMSVLMLAINKQMEETAVRLIKFGADTTAKLSNGLNALMMACERNLEQVVKEIVLRKQIDVNAKTVQGVTALSIALKEKNMNIAKILHKAGAKPSNLLESACVSDIKVSEELLSEGADIEEKDENGRTPLITAFMLEDYSMANFLLSKGANIDACDNQGNIPILIASMANNGALLSLCFDNKADALVQDANGLNPLMFLVFFENDSLIDSMINYNDKTVNCVDNNGVTPLVLAIGKGNKRIIEKLISKGAYINSKRSRRPLNVAIEIGNLDAAKLVLDKGARINAKDINGNTPIITAAGMNNDMAVEFLVANKVKINVRDSLGFTPLDYAKKFSNKKMMAVLNYIENMEESSVKE
- a CDS encoding WD40 repeat domain-containing protein, whose amino-acid sequence is MRAIKILIVFLFVFSTVYSYGQGYLIHTLMAHTDNARSADFSNDEKYVYSAGYDYRIVKWRLDNSENLIYLKDHNDIINCVRINNKGDILASAANDNSIKLWSARANTLMRTLRGHSHYVNSLAFSKDGKTLLSASSDRTVMIWNLAPSYSIQKVFRGHTDIVRDAVFSPVGTYVASGGEDKTIRIWSVKTGKLLQTAKDHNNIVNCVAFSPDGKYLASCSDNNDIIIWSFESGRITMKNHITGHKDKVNTVAFSKDSLMIASGSDDNDIKLWNVETGMLITSLIGHSDRVNDLTFSKSGRYIVSASDDKTIKVWGPFQFDESIGTLKQQSGNIDSDESF
- a CDS encoding cyclic nucleotide-binding domain-containing protein; the protein is MNNNGKMGKIKRFLKYLFIDDTLQKDVDFLQSVALFANLSDRSLAKIALIVFKKNYATGEHVYKDHQEANVLYIVKNGEILIKNTSAGTVVGAGDFFGEISLIENRRHDSAAFALKDSELYLIYRVKFDDLVDSDAKVGLRIMKNLCSIFEVRLKCARRQSEPENPQHKRDNNGDRNVK
- a CDS encoding AI-2E family transporter; translation: MATETSNNRIFAISIILFLAGCLFLYFARNILTPFILAAFFTYLLSPLVSKIQVYGYKRWVAVALFAVIFMIAASVALSIIIPALVDEVEKLTVNWNTYYNYVYAYVIKLKDKIETAFPIIHEYKLSETAIERINSFLTSEAQKVPQYIMSIFSLFSVIVLIPMLVLFMLVSGGKGVKAIVEIVPSGYVETFLSVIYEMDSVLGKFIRGQLIEAMFVGTLSCIVLSILGINYALLIGITAGIANMIPYMGPAIGVILASIIALVQFQNVSILIKLIPSFLIIQFLDNNLVQPFVVGQNVDLGPVTMIFAMLAGAQVFGFLGIVFAVPVAAIIKTIFFMLIKKYKNSLLV